A part of Sebastes umbrosus isolate fSebUmb1 chromosome 21, fSebUmb1.pri, whole genome shotgun sequence genomic DNA contains:
- the LOC119480185 gene encoding trichohyalin-like has protein sequence MFRLSPTSRPEDRLLKARTLMQEANKKRGLVPNSTRVVVKTHLEERPKLAKQAKQAVRFTELRTRQQMAFDNKATLQKEQATARALREKQSLAQREAKRMAELAKQKQEQQTNSAAMRHTHRAGIRMPIQEKRQREKEKRQKDLDLNQARDKDRRLFQHEEQLKDMKARKKQINVQNFNIAIESEKRGRLQEQNAAMKTAKADRFTEKEEAERQSDLDSYLTRGEDCRLLQHEEQLKAMKNREIRISERNFDISIASEIHLRLQEENAAKKTANGSSFLKPTAKAKRFRELQTRQKIVDNLALKKEGENPGRNTPSPKLLPVRKGLAFTHSLEGSNYISAGKGEPHCRLPEHPEHKLLSLRKGLALDHSLEESNYISSGKGEPHCRLPEHPEHKLLSLRKGLAFNHSLEGSNYISSGKEPQCRLSKLPKPFRAR, from the coding sequence ATGTTCAGACTTAGTCCGACATCTAGACCAGAGGACAGACTCCTCAAGGCCCGGACCTTGATGCAGGaggcaaacaaaaaaagaggccTTGTCCCAAATTCAACCAGAGTAGTCGTAAAGACACATTTGGAGGAGAGACCAAAACTTGCTAAACAAGCTAAACAAGCAGTGAGGTTCACGGAGCTCCGGACACGTCAACAGATGGCTTTTGACAACAAGGCAACTTTACAGAAGGAGCAGGCTACCGCCAGAGCTCTGAGGGAGAAACAGAGCCTTGCCCAGCGGGAAGCTAAGAGAATGGCTGAACTGGCAAAGCAGAAGCAGGAACAGCAGACAAACAGCGCTGCAATGCGTCACACACACCGTGCCGGCATTCGGATGCCGATACAAGAGAAAAGGCAGCGAGAAAAGGAAAAGCGGCAGAAAGATTTGGACTTAAATCAGGCTCGGGATAAGGACCGCAGGTTGTTCCAACATGAAGAACAATTGAAGGATATGAaggccagaaaaaaacaaatcaatgtaCAGAACTTCAACATCGCCATCGAAAGTGAAAAACGTGGCAGACTGCAGGAGCAGAATGCTGCAATGAAGACTGCAAAAGCAGACAGGTTCACGGAGAAAGAAGAGGCAGAGCGTCAAAGTGATTTGGACAGTTATCTGACTAGGGGTGAGGACTGCAGGTTGCTCCAACATGAAGAACAATTGAAGGCTATGAAGAACAGAGAAATCAGAATCTCTGAACGTAACTTCGATATCTCCATTGCATCTGAAATACATTTGAGACTGCAGGAGGAGAATGCTGCAAAGAAGACCGCAAACGGCAGTTCGTTCCTAAAACCGACTGCAAAAGCAAAGAGGTTCAGGGAGCTCCAGACACGACAAAAGATTGTTGACAATCTGGCCTTAAAGAAAGAGGGGGAAAACCCGGGGCGCAACACTCCCTCCCCGAAGCTACTGCCCGTCCGAAAAGGGTTGGCTTTCACTCATAGTCTAGAGGGGTCCAATTACATCTCTGCAGGTAAAGGGGAGCCACATTGCAGACTTCCGGAACATCCTGAACACAAGCTACTGTCCCTCCGAAAAGGGTTGGCTTTAGATCATAGTCTAGAGGAGTCCAATTACATCTCTTCAGGTAAGGGCGAGCCACATTGCAGACTTCCGGAACATCCTGAACACAAGCTACTGTCCCTCCGAAAAGGGTTGGCTTTCAATCATAGTCTAGAGGGGTCCAATTACATTTCTTCAGGTAAGGAACCACAATGCAGACTTTCGAAACTTCCTAAACCTTTTAGAGCGCGGTAG